One Dermatophagoides farinae isolate YC_2012a chromosome 6, ASM2471394v1, whole genome shotgun sequence genomic window carries:
- the Prps gene encoding phosphoribosyl pyrophosphate synthetase has protein sequence MPNIKVFSGSSHQDLAKKTVDRLGIDLGKAVLKKFSNQETCVEIGESVRGEDVYIIQSGCGEVNDNLMELLIMINACKIASASRVTAVIPCFPYARQDKKDKSRAPISAKLVANMLSVAGADHIITMDLHASQIQGFFDIPVDNLYAEPAVLKWIKENIPEWKSCVIVSPDAGGAKRVTSIADRLNVDFALIHKERKRANEVASMVLVGDVMQRTAILVDDMADTCGTICHAAEKLKEAGASKVYAILTHGIFSGPAIQRIESTPLEALVVTNTIPQEKNMRDCSKIQCIDISHFIAEAIRRIHNCESIGSLFQEVPF, from the exons ATGCCAAACATTAAAGTTTTTAGTGGATCATCTCATCAAgatttggccaaaaaaactGTCGATCGTTTGGGTATCGATTTGGGAAAAGCTGTACTGAAAAAATTCAGTAATCAAGAGACATG TGTTGAAATTGGTGAATCTGTTCGTGGTGAAGATGTGTACATAATTCAATCGGGCTGTGGTGAAGTGAACGATAATCTAATGGaattattgatcatgattaATGCCTGTAAAATAGCTTCAGCTTCACGTGTTACAGCCGTTATACCATGTTTTCCATATGCACGACAGGATAAAAAAGACAag TCTCGAGCACCAATCAGTGCAAAATTGGTGGCAAATATGCTTTCGGTTGCTGGTGCCGATCATATCATCACTATGGATTTACATGCATCACAAATTCAAGGCTTTTTCGATATACCAGTCGATAATCTGTATGCTGAACCTGCTGTACTCAAATGGATTAAGGAAAATATTCCTGAATGGAAATCCTGTGTTATAg tgtCACCCGATGCTGGTGGAGCTAAACGTGTAACATCAATAGCTGATCGTTTGAATGTAGATTTTGCATTGATCCATAAGGAACGTAAACGTGCCAATGAAGTTGCATCGATGGTATTGGTTGGTGATGTTATGCAAAGAACGGCCATTCTTGTTGACGATATGGCCGATACATGTGGTACTATTTGTCATGCAGccgaaaaattgaaagaagcCGGTGCATCAAAAGTTTATGCCATATTAACACATGGAATATTTAGTGGTCCAGCCATACAACGTATTGAATCGACACCATTAGAAGCATTGGTTGTTACTAATACAATTCCACAGGAAAAGAATATGCGAGATTGTTCCAAGATTCAa tgCATTGAT ATATCACATTTTATTGCCGAAGCTATACGTCGTATACATAATTGTGAAAGTATTGGATCATTATTTCAGGAGGTAccattttaa
- the LOC124493265 gene encoding uncharacterized protein LOC124493265 isoform X3 has translation MRNIMMASIARRVATSSLCGLSASSSSSSSSPSNTNNNNNKGSANKSGRNNNNRGHRHHGNSSSHGHGHGQPTTSTGSSSSTGVSSSGSSSTNTATMMMMMMGNSNSNSNSSPPPTTSSSSTTTSTSNRAEKVKFGIPLVDVCSVHNDLPSLLLMMILKLNKEAPHKKDIFRAPGNQANMRKLIQFLQNGRLVNLEQFSVHTIASVLKKFLRKLPNGIFGQQNERLLFDVIGAPTESEEKYLEIQRIIFSLPIVTQHLLVLLFGTFRLIVDSRQSSMTSESLSISVAPSFFHSCIPDGNKFAKLEDVQRFKIASSIMKFIIDNFGIYNLFGQENYGYYSRMTGKIINVEENWTFTFRYPPKNLVPTEMKPIRECTSSPMMCSSTNNNIHLHQTNQSPVMMDSSNYSDNNEQQPIRSQSVENDPLRITGTVTMMTMINAHEQHQQQQLQRHSDHCEQPMDNLKNVNQYAESTKSLTFLPIVHERQTQRMKTRSEWFLKSRGENCQSNHSNVANIRSQNPSSSSSSSSNATTTKGLIKKSSSKEKREKVLLRRTSSKKSEKPCCNNNNNNNNNNNNVQNESNAAVNNSQKSTKKINDSDCTERSIRQTTMKYTYKPAKTTTTTTTTITKT, from the exons ATGCGAAATATAATGATGGCGTCAATAGCACGTCGAGTTGCTACATCATCGTTATGTGGCCTAtcggcatcatcatcatcatcatcatcatcaccatcaaatactaataataataataataaaggtTCAGCTAATAAAAGTGgacgaaataataataaccgtgGACATAGACATCATGGTAATAGTAGTAGTCATGGTCATGGCCATGGTCAACCAACAACATCTactggttcatcatcatctaccgGTGTATCATCTTcaggttcatcatcaacaaatacagcaacaatgatgatgatgatgatgggaaattcaaattcaaattcaaattcatcgccaccaccaacaacatcatcatcatcaacgacaacatcgACATCGAATCGTGCAGAAAA ggTCAAATTTGGTATTCCACTTGTAGATGTTTGTAGTGTTCATAATGATTTACCTAGtcttttattgatgatgatattgaaattgaataaagaaGCTCCACATAAAAAAGATATCTTCCGTGCACCAGGTAATCAGGCAAATATGAGAAAATTGATACAATTTTTACAG AATGGACGTCTAGTAAATCTGGAACAATTTTCCGTACATACGATAGCATcagtgttgaaaaaatttctacgTAAACTGCCCAATGGTATTTTTGGCCAACAGAATGaacgattattattcgatgtaATTGGTGCACCAACTGAATCAGAGGAAAAATATTTAGAAATTCAaaggataattttttcattaccaaTCGTTACACAACATTTActtgtattattattcggCACATTTCGTTTGATTGTCGATTcacgacaatcatcaatgactaGTGAATCATTAAGCATATCGGTTGCaccaagtttttttcattcctgTATACCGGATGGAAATAAATTTGCCAAACTTGAAGACGTCCAAAGATTCAAG atCGCATCATCCATCATgaaatttataattgataattttggcATCTATAATCTATTTGGCCAAGAAAATTATGGCTATTATTCACGTATGACTGGCAAAATTATCAACGTTGAAGAGAATTGGACATTTACGTTTCGATATCCACCGAAAAATCTAGTGCCTA CAGAAATGAAACCAATACGTGAATGTACTAGCTCACCAATGATGTGTTCatcaacgaataataatatccaTTTACATCAAACTAATCAATCACCAGTTATGATggattcatcaaattatagtgacaataatgaacaacaaccaataaGATCTCAAAGtgttgaaaatgatccaTTACGGATTACTGGTACggtgacaatgatgacaatgatcaaTGCACATGAACAACATCAGCAGCAACAATTACAACGTCATTCTGATCATTGTGAACAGCCAATGGACAATCTTAAAAATGTTAATCAATATGCTGAAAGTACAaaatcattaacatttttaCCAATAGTTCATGAACGGCAAACACAACGTATGAAAACACGTTCTGAATGGTTTCTTAAATCTA GAGGtgaaaattgtcaatcaaatcattcgaATGTTGCGAATATTCGATCTCagaatccatcatcatcatcatcatcatcatcaaatgcaacaacaacgaaaggtttgatcaaaaaatcatcatcgaaagaGAAACGTGAAAAAGTATTATTACGACGaacatcatcgaaaaaatcgGAAAAACCTTgctgtaataataataataataataataataacaacaacaatgtacagaatgaatcaaatgctGCCGTTAATAATTCTcaaaaatcaacgaaaaaaattaacgatTCTGATTGTACTGAACGTTCCATACGACAAACAACGATGAAATATACGTATAAACCggccaaaacaacaacaacgacgacgacaacgataaCAAAAACCTAG
- the LOC124493265 gene encoding uncharacterized protein LOC124493265 isoform X4, with protein MRNIMMASIARRVATSSLCGLSASSSSSSSSPSNTNNNNNKGSANKSGRNNNNRGHRHHGNSSSHGHGHGQPTTSTGSSSSTGVSSSGSSSTNTATMMMMMMGNSNSNSNSSPPPTTSSSSTTTSTSNRAEKVKFGIPLVDVCSVHNDLPSLLLMMILKLNKEAPHKKDIFRAPGNQANMRKLIQFLQNGRLVNLEQFSVHTIASVLKKFLRKLPNGIFGQQNERLLFDVIGAPTESEEKYLEIQRIIFSLPIVTQHLLVLLFGTFRLIVDSRQSSMTSESLSISVAPSFFHSCIPDGNKFAKLEDVQRFKIASSIMKFIIDNFGIYNLFGQENYGYYSRMTGKIINVEENWTFTFRYPPKNLVPKMKPIRECTSSPMMCSSTNNNIHLHQTNQSPVMMDSSNYSDNNEQQPIRSQSVENDPLRITGTVTMMTMINAHEQHQQQQLQRHSDHCEQPMDNLKNVNQYAESTKSLTFLPIVHERQTQRMKTRSEWFLKSRGENCQSNHSNVANIRSQNPSSSSSSSSNATTTKGLIKKSSSKEKREKVLLRRTSSKKSEKPCCNNNNNNNNNNNNVQNESNAAVNNSQKSTKKINDSDCTERSIRQTTMKYTYKPAKTTTTTTTTITKT; from the exons ATGCGAAATATAATGATGGCGTCAATAGCACGTCGAGTTGCTACATCATCGTTATGTGGCCTAtcggcatcatcatcatcatcatcatcatcaccatcaaatactaataataataataataaaggtTCAGCTAATAAAAGTGgacgaaataataataaccgtgGACATAGACATCATGGTAATAGTAGTAGTCATGGTCATGGCCATGGTCAACCAACAACATCTactggttcatcatcatctaccgGTGTATCATCTTcaggttcatcatcaacaaatacagcaacaatgatgatgatgatgatgggaaattcaaattcaaattcaaattcatcgccaccaccaacaacatcatcatcatcaacgacaacatcgACATCGAATCGTGCAGAAAA ggTCAAATTTGGTATTCCACTTGTAGATGTTTGTAGTGTTCATAATGATTTACCTAGtcttttattgatgatgatattgaaattgaataaagaaGCTCCACATAAAAAAGATATCTTCCGTGCACCAGGTAATCAGGCAAATATGAGAAAATTGATACAATTTTTACAG AATGGACGTCTAGTAAATCTGGAACAATTTTCCGTACATACGATAGCATcagtgttgaaaaaatttctacgTAAACTGCCCAATGGTATTTTTGGCCAACAGAATGaacgattattattcgatgtaATTGGTGCACCAACTGAATCAGAGGAAAAATATTTAGAAATTCAaaggataattttttcattaccaaTCGTTACACAACATTTActtgtattattattcggCACATTTCGTTTGATTGTCGATTcacgacaatcatcaatgactaGTGAATCATTAAGCATATCGGTTGCaccaagtttttttcattcctgTATACCGGATGGAAATAAATTTGCCAAACTTGAAGACGTCCAAAGATTCAAG atCGCATCATCCATCATgaaatttataattgataattttggcATCTATAATCTATTTGGCCAAGAAAATTATGGCTATTATTCACGTATGACTGGCAAAATTATCAACGTTGAAGAGAATTGGACATTTACGTTTCGATATCCACCGAAAAATCTAGTGCCTA AAATGAAACCAATACGTGAATGTACTAGCTCACCAATGATGTGTTCatcaacgaataataatatccaTTTACATCAAACTAATCAATCACCAGTTATGATggattcatcaaattatagtgacaataatgaacaacaaccaataaGATCTCAAAGtgttgaaaatgatccaTTACGGATTACTGGTACggtgacaatgatgacaatgatcaaTGCACATGAACAACATCAGCAGCAACAATTACAACGTCATTCTGATCATTGTGAACAGCCAATGGACAATCTTAAAAATGTTAATCAATATGCTGAAAGTACAaaatcattaacatttttaCCAATAGTTCATGAACGGCAAACACAACGTATGAAAACACGTTCTGAATGGTTTCTTAAATCTA GAGGtgaaaattgtcaatcaaatcattcgaATGTTGCGAATATTCGATCTCagaatccatcatcatcatcatcatcatcatcaaatgcaacaacaacgaaaggtttgatcaaaaaatcatcatcgaaagaGAAACGTGAAAAAGTATTATTACGACGaacatcatcgaaaaaatcgGAAAAACCTTgctgtaataataataataataataataataacaacaacaatgtacagaatgaatcaaatgctGCCGTTAATAATTCTcaaaaatcaacgaaaaaaattaacgatTCTGATTGTACTGAACGTTCCATACGACAAACAACGATGAAATATACGTATAAACCggccaaaacaacaacaacgacgacgacaacgataaCAAAAACCTAG
- the LOC124493265 gene encoding uncharacterized protein LOC124493265 isoform X2, producing the protein MRNIMMASIARRVATSSLCGLSASSSSSSSSPSNTNNNNNKGSANKSGRNNNNRGHRHHGNSSSHGHGHGQPTTSTGSSSSTGVSSSGSSSTNTATMMMMMMGNSNSNSNSSPPPTTSSSSTTTSTSNRAEKVKFGIPLVDVCSVHNDLPSLLLMMILKLNKEAPHKKDIFRAPGNQANMRKLIQFLQNGRLVNLEQFSVHTIASVLKKFLRKLPNGIFGQQNERLLFDVIGAPTESEEKYLEIQRIIFSLPIVTQHLLVLLFGTFRLIVDSRQSSMTSESLSISVAPSFFHSCIPDGNKFAKLEDVQRFKIASSIMKFIIDNFGIYNLFGQENYGYYSRMTGKIINVEENWTFTFRYPPKNLVPSEACRSIENRWLNDECRKWNLPEFQIDTQRIDENAAAAATTLVEDDVDYKEMKPIRECTSSPMMCSSTNNNIHLHQTNQSPVMMDSSNYSDNNEQQPIRSQSVENDPLRITGTVTMMTMINAHEQHQQQQLQRHSDHCEQPMDNLKNVNQYAESTKSLTFLPIVHERQTQRMKTRSEWFLKSRGENCQSNHSNVANIRSQNPSSSSSSSSNATTTKGLIKKSSSKEKREKVLLRRTSSKKSEKPCCNNNNNNNNNNNNVQNESNAAVNNSQKSTKKINDSDCTERSIRQTTMKYTYKPAKTTTTTTTTITKT; encoded by the exons ATGCGAAATATAATGATGGCGTCAATAGCACGTCGAGTTGCTACATCATCGTTATGTGGCCTAtcggcatcatcatcatcatcatcatcatcaccatcaaatactaataataataataataaaggtTCAGCTAATAAAAGTGgacgaaataataataaccgtgGACATAGACATCATGGTAATAGTAGTAGTCATGGTCATGGCCATGGTCAACCAACAACATCTactggttcatcatcatctaccgGTGTATCATCTTcaggttcatcatcaacaaatacagcaacaatgatgatgatgatgatgggaaattcaaattcaaattcaaattcatcgccaccaccaacaacatcatcatcatcaacgacaacatcgACATCGAATCGTGCAGAAAA ggTCAAATTTGGTATTCCACTTGTAGATGTTTGTAGTGTTCATAATGATTTACCTAGtcttttattgatgatgatattgaaattgaataaagaaGCTCCACATAAAAAAGATATCTTCCGTGCACCAGGTAATCAGGCAAATATGAGAAAATTGATACAATTTTTACAG AATGGACGTCTAGTAAATCTGGAACAATTTTCCGTACATACGATAGCATcagtgttgaaaaaatttctacgTAAACTGCCCAATGGTATTTTTGGCCAACAGAATGaacgattattattcgatgtaATTGGTGCACCAACTGAATCAGAGGAAAAATATTTAGAAATTCAaaggataattttttcattaccaaTCGTTACACAACATTTActtgtattattattcggCACATTTCGTTTGATTGTCGATTcacgacaatcatcaatgactaGTGAATCATTAAGCATATCGGTTGCaccaagtttttttcattcctgTATACCGGATGGAAATAAATTTGCCAAACTTGAAGACGTCCAAAGATTCAAG atCGCATCATCCATCATgaaatttataattgataattttggcATCTATAATCTATTTGGCCAAGAAAATTATGGCTATTATTCACGTATGACTGGCAAAATTATCAACGTTGAAGAGAATTGGACATTTACGTTTCGATATCCACCGAAAAATCTAGTGCCTA GCGAAGCATGTAGATCGATCGAAAATCGTTGgctcaatgatgaatgtcgTAAATGGAATCTGCCTGAATTCCAGATCGATACACAACGAATAGATGaaaatgctgctgctgctgccacCACTCTTGTtgaagatgatgttgattataaAG AAATGAAACCAATACGTGAATGTACTAGCTCACCAATGATGTGTTCatcaacgaataataatatccaTTTACATCAAACTAATCAATCACCAGTTATGATggattcatcaaattatagtgacaataatgaacaacaaccaataaGATCTCAAAGtgttgaaaatgatccaTTACGGATTACTGGTACggtgacaatgatgacaatgatcaaTGCACATGAACAACATCAGCAGCAACAATTACAACGTCATTCTGATCATTGTGAACAGCCAATGGACAATCTTAAAAATGTTAATCAATATGCTGAAAGTACAaaatcattaacatttttaCCAATAGTTCATGAACGGCAAACACAACGTATGAAAACACGTTCTGAATGGTTTCTTAAATCTA GAGGtgaaaattgtcaatcaaatcattcgaATGTTGCGAATATTCGATCTCagaatccatcatcatcatcatcatcatcatcaaatgcaacaacaacgaaaggtttgatcaaaaaatcatcatcgaaagaGAAACGTGAAAAAGTATTATTACGACGaacatcatcgaaaaaatcgGAAAAACCTTgctgtaataataataataataataataataacaacaacaatgtacagaatgaatcaaatgctGCCGTTAATAATTCTcaaaaatcaacgaaaaaaattaacgatTCTGATTGTACTGAACGTTCCATACGACAAACAACGATGAAATATACGTATAAACCggccaaaacaacaacaacgacgacgacaacgataaCAAAAACCTAG
- the LOC124493265 gene encoding uncharacterized protein LOC124493265 isoform X1 yields the protein MRNIMMASIARRVATSSLCGLSASSSSSSSSPSNTNNNNNKGSANKSGRNNNNRGHRHHGNSSSHGHGHGQPTTSTGSSSSTGVSSSGSSSTNTATMMMMMMGNSNSNSNSSPPPTTSSSSTTTSTSNRAEKVKFGIPLVDVCSVHNDLPSLLLMMILKLNKEAPHKKDIFRAPGNQANMRKLIQFLQNGRLVNLEQFSVHTIASVLKKFLRKLPNGIFGQQNERLLFDVIGAPTESEEKYLEIQRIIFSLPIVTQHLLVLLFGTFRLIVDSRQSSMTSESLSISVAPSFFHSCIPDGNKFAKLEDVQRFKIASSIMKFIIDNFGIYNLFGQENYGYYSRMTGKIINVEENWTFTFRYPPKNLVPSEACRSIENRWLNDECRKWNLPEFQIDTQRIDENAAAAATTLVEDDVDYKAEMKPIRECTSSPMMCSSTNNNIHLHQTNQSPVMMDSSNYSDNNEQQPIRSQSVENDPLRITGTVTMMTMINAHEQHQQQQLQRHSDHCEQPMDNLKNVNQYAESTKSLTFLPIVHERQTQRMKTRSEWFLKSRGENCQSNHSNVANIRSQNPSSSSSSSSNATTTKGLIKKSSSKEKREKVLLRRTSSKKSEKPCCNNNNNNNNNNNNVQNESNAAVNNSQKSTKKINDSDCTERSIRQTTMKYTYKPAKTTTTTTTTITKT from the exons ATGCGAAATATAATGATGGCGTCAATAGCACGTCGAGTTGCTACATCATCGTTATGTGGCCTAtcggcatcatcatcatcatcatcatcatcaccatcaaatactaataataataataataaaggtTCAGCTAATAAAAGTGgacgaaataataataaccgtgGACATAGACATCATGGTAATAGTAGTAGTCATGGTCATGGCCATGGTCAACCAACAACATCTactggttcatcatcatctaccgGTGTATCATCTTcaggttcatcatcaacaaatacagcaacaatgatgatgatgatgatgggaaattcaaattcaaattcaaattcatcgccaccaccaacaacatcatcatcatcaacgacaacatcgACATCGAATCGTGCAGAAAA ggTCAAATTTGGTATTCCACTTGTAGATGTTTGTAGTGTTCATAATGATTTACCTAGtcttttattgatgatgatattgaaattgaataaagaaGCTCCACATAAAAAAGATATCTTCCGTGCACCAGGTAATCAGGCAAATATGAGAAAATTGATACAATTTTTACAG AATGGACGTCTAGTAAATCTGGAACAATTTTCCGTACATACGATAGCATcagtgttgaaaaaatttctacgTAAACTGCCCAATGGTATTTTTGGCCAACAGAATGaacgattattattcgatgtaATTGGTGCACCAACTGAATCAGAGGAAAAATATTTAGAAATTCAaaggataattttttcattaccaaTCGTTACACAACATTTActtgtattattattcggCACATTTCGTTTGATTGTCGATTcacgacaatcatcaatgactaGTGAATCATTAAGCATATCGGTTGCaccaagtttttttcattcctgTATACCGGATGGAAATAAATTTGCCAAACTTGAAGACGTCCAAAGATTCAAG atCGCATCATCCATCATgaaatttataattgataattttggcATCTATAATCTATTTGGCCAAGAAAATTATGGCTATTATTCACGTATGACTGGCAAAATTATCAACGTTGAAGAGAATTGGACATTTACGTTTCGATATCCACCGAAAAATCTAGTGCCTA GCGAAGCATGTAGATCGATCGAAAATCGTTGgctcaatgatgaatgtcgTAAATGGAATCTGCCTGAATTCCAGATCGATACACAACGAATAGATGaaaatgctgctgctgctgccacCACTCTTGTtgaagatgatgttgattataaAG CAGAAATGAAACCAATACGTGAATGTACTAGCTCACCAATGATGTGTTCatcaacgaataataatatccaTTTACATCAAACTAATCAATCACCAGTTATGATggattcatcaaattatagtgacaataatgaacaacaaccaataaGATCTCAAAGtgttgaaaatgatccaTTACGGATTACTGGTACggtgacaatgatgacaatgatcaaTGCACATGAACAACATCAGCAGCAACAATTACAACGTCATTCTGATCATTGTGAACAGCCAATGGACAATCTTAAAAATGTTAATCAATATGCTGAAAGTACAaaatcattaacatttttaCCAATAGTTCATGAACGGCAAACACAACGTATGAAAACACGTTCTGAATGGTTTCTTAAATCTA GAGGtgaaaattgtcaatcaaatcattcgaATGTTGCGAATATTCGATCTCagaatccatcatcatcatcatcatcatcatcaaatgcaacaacaacgaaaggtttgatcaaaaaatcatcatcgaaagaGAAACGTGAAAAAGTATTATTACGACGaacatcatcgaaaaaatcgGAAAAACCTTgctgtaataataataataataataataataacaacaacaatgtacagaatgaatcaaatgctGCCGTTAATAATTCTcaaaaatcaacgaaaaaaattaacgatTCTGATTGTACTGAACGTTCCATACGACAAACAACGATGAAATATACGTATAAACCggccaaaacaacaacaacgacgacgacaacgataaCAAAAACCTAG
- the LOC124493265 gene encoding uncharacterized protein LOC124493265 isoform X5: MFPFFLRNSHHDYSIQRVKFGIPLVDVCSVHNDLPSLLLMMILKLNKEAPHKKDIFRAPGNQANMRKLIQFLQNGRLVNLEQFSVHTIASVLKKFLRKLPNGIFGQQNERLLFDVIGAPTESEEKYLEIQRIIFSLPIVTQHLLVLLFGTFRLIVDSRQSSMTSESLSISVAPSFFHSCIPDGNKFAKLEDVQRFKIASSIMKFIIDNFGIYNLFGQENYGYYSRMTGKIINVEENWTFTFRYPPKNLVPSEACRSIENRWLNDECRKWNLPEFQIDTQRIDENAAAAATTLVEDDVDYKEMKPIRECTSSPMMCSSTNNNIHLHQTNQSPVMMDSSNYSDNNEQQPIRSQSVENDPLRITGTVTMMTMINAHEQHQQQQLQRHSDHCEQPMDNLKNVNQYAESTKSLTFLPIVHERQTQRMKTRSEWFLKSRGENCQSNHSNVANIRSQNPSSSSSSSSNATTTKGLIKKSSSKEKREKVLLRRTSSKKSEKPCCNNNNNNNNNNNNVQNESNAAVNNSQKSTKKINDSDCTERSIRQTTMKYTYKPAKTTTTTTTTITKT, from the exons atgtttcctttttttctacgAAATTCACATCATGATTATTCGATCCAAAG ggTCAAATTTGGTATTCCACTTGTAGATGTTTGTAGTGTTCATAATGATTTACCTAGtcttttattgatgatgatattgaaattgaataaagaaGCTCCACATAAAAAAGATATCTTCCGTGCACCAGGTAATCAGGCAAATATGAGAAAATTGATACAATTTTTACAG AATGGACGTCTAGTAAATCTGGAACAATTTTCCGTACATACGATAGCATcagtgttgaaaaaatttctacgTAAACTGCCCAATGGTATTTTTGGCCAACAGAATGaacgattattattcgatgtaATTGGTGCACCAACTGAATCAGAGGAAAAATATTTAGAAATTCAaaggataattttttcattaccaaTCGTTACACAACATTTActtgtattattattcggCACATTTCGTTTGATTGTCGATTcacgacaatcatcaatgactaGTGAATCATTAAGCATATCGGTTGCaccaagtttttttcattcctgTATACCGGATGGAAATAAATTTGCCAAACTTGAAGACGTCCAAAGATTCAAG atCGCATCATCCATCATgaaatttataattgataattttggcATCTATAATCTATTTGGCCAAGAAAATTATGGCTATTATTCACGTATGACTGGCAAAATTATCAACGTTGAAGAGAATTGGACATTTACGTTTCGATATCCACCGAAAAATCTAGTGCCTA GCGAAGCATGTAGATCGATCGAAAATCGTTGgctcaatgatgaatgtcgTAAATGGAATCTGCCTGAATTCCAGATCGATACACAACGAATAGATGaaaatgctgctgctgctgccacCACTCTTGTtgaagatgatgttgattataaAG AAATGAAACCAATACGTGAATGTACTAGCTCACCAATGATGTGTTCatcaacgaataataatatccaTTTACATCAAACTAATCAATCACCAGTTATGATggattcatcaaattatagtgacaataatgaacaacaaccaataaGATCTCAAAGtgttgaaaatgatccaTTACGGATTACTGGTACggtgacaatgatgacaatgatcaaTGCACATGAACAACATCAGCAGCAACAATTACAACGTCATTCTGATCATTGTGAACAGCCAATGGACAATCTTAAAAATGTTAATCAATATGCTGAAAGTACAaaatcattaacatttttaCCAATAGTTCATGAACGGCAAACACAACGTATGAAAACACGTTCTGAATGGTTTCTTAAATCTA GAGGtgaaaattgtcaatcaaatcattcgaATGTTGCGAATATTCGATCTCagaatccatcatcatcatcatcatcatcatcaaatgcaacaacaacgaaaggtttgatcaaaaaatcatcatcgaaagaGAAACGTGAAAAAGTATTATTACGACGaacatcatcgaaaaaatcgGAAAAACCTTgctgtaataataataataataataataataacaacaacaatgtacagaatgaatcaaatgctGCCGTTAATAATTCTcaaaaatcaacgaaaaaaattaacgatTCTGATTGTACTGAACGTTCCATACGACAAACAACGATGAAATATACGTATAAACCggccaaaacaacaacaacgacgacgacaacgataaCAAAAACCTAG